In Thiospirochaeta perfilievii, a single window of DNA contains:
- a CDS encoding uracil phosphoribosyltransferase, with the protein MSNKIILKADALDGYLTNEDKKHIDDVTLLYEETMKQFKILDEQSENDNLYDETKKKIISLYQEMGDLMKDISSREENLKIYAFETHQTKHGEASRIIAKLRDEKTGHEEFVYYTQRAFELMFNLVYGDEAGKNKNHLVVKTPVTHPVQNYAVHKIPDVDSAINNTVMCVMLRGALLPSMIMSKEIQEYSSTGHVTPFALFKIKRDDSKHEADMEYLLDLDKSYFNLDEMQDKDLIFADPMNATGGSMVTVVKYLLDSGVKPRSIKFINVVSSLKGALQILRALDNITCYTLWMDPILNDKAYILPGLGDAGDRLNGKDADEYPRNMLQLVADYGTNISQLYRSQVRKIEETILG; encoded by the coding sequence ATGTCAAATAAAATTATATTAAAAGCTGATGCGTTAGATGGTTATTTAACCAATGAAGATAAAAAACATATAGATGATGTTACACTTTTATATGAAGAGACAATGAAACAATTTAAAATTCTTGATGAACAATCTGAGAATGATAATTTATATGATGAAACAAAAAAGAAAATAATTTCGCTGTATCAAGAGATGGGTGACTTAATGAAGGATATATCTAGTAGGGAAGAGAACCTAAAGATATATGCATTTGAAACTCATCAGACTAAACACGGAGAGGCTTCTAGGATCATTGCTAAACTAAGGGATGAGAAAACAGGGCACGAAGAGTTTGTTTATTATACTCAACGGGCTTTTGAGTTAATGTTTAACCTGGTTTATGGAGATGAAGCTGGTAAGAATAAGAATCATTTAGTGGTTAAAACTCCTGTTACACACCCTGTCCAGAACTATGCTGTTCATAAAATCCCAGATGTAGATAGTGCAATAAACAATACTGTTATGTGTGTCATGTTAAGAGGAGCACTTCTTCCATCTATGATTATGAGTAAGGAAATTCAGGAGTATTCATCAACTGGACATGTTACACCATTTGCTCTATTTAAGATTAAAAGGGATGATTCTAAACATGAAGCTGATATGGAGTATCTATTGGATCTTGATAAGTCATATTTCAACTTAGATGAGATGCAGGATAAAGACCTTATATTTGCTGACCCAATGAACGCAACAGGTGGAAGTATGGTAACTGTTGTTAAATATCTGTTAGATAGTGGTGTAAAGCCTCGTTCTATTAAGTTTATTAATGTTGTGTCAAGTTTAAAAGGTGCCCTGCAAATTTTAAGAGCTTTAGATAATATAACCTGTTATACATTATGGATGGATCCAATATTAAACGATAAAGCCTATATTTTACCTGGATTAGGGGATGCAGGTGATAGACTAAATGGAAAAGATGCGGATGAATATCCTAGGAATATGTTACAATTAGTTGCTGATTATGGGACTAATATTTCCCAATTGTATAGATCTCAGGTTCGTAAGATTGAAGAAACTATTCTGGGTTAA